From the genome of Anopheles funestus chromosome 2RL, idAnoFuneDA-416_04, whole genome shotgun sequence:
TCACACAGCTAAAACGCGTCAAGAAGGGCCGTTTGTTCGGTGCGCAAGATGATTTCGTTTCGCTCGTACAGTCCGAGCTGCTGCTGGCCGAGGAGGAGTACGTGCGTTCTTCCATCACGGGAGAATCATCCATCCTGCAGGAGTTGGCTACCGCCGAAGCTCAAGCAAGTGGTCCAAACTGTGTAGACTTTATCCGTCAGAAGACGGCACTCATGCTGAATCTGGCCGGTGTATCGTACACTTCCTGTCTGCACCAAGTGGACGATGCACTGTACGCGAAGCTGTCGAAGGCTACGGATGGAGCGGTATCGCGCGACCAGTACGACCAGGCCAACGTGTTGAATGCGTTCCGGGGTGAGAATATCTTCGTCGATCCGGCGCGCATTCGCAGCAAGCTGCAGGAGCGTATGCGCGCCACACTTAAGCTACCGTCGATGAGTGCGGAATCGGTGAGGGAGATCCGTGAGGAGCTGGGCGAAGTGAAGGAACAGTTTGTTGTGTGCATGAAAGAGGCACGGGCTGGATTGGATACGTCACTGGAAGGTACCTCGAAGCAGTATCAGATTGTGTGTGCGAAAAAGCATGAATAAGATACGGAAGATGATCTAATAAACAGTACgcgcttttgtttgttgattgaatataataaattattgacCAAAAGTGTCTGATTTTCATAATAACAATGCGTTCCATTGATCCAGAgatcaaaataatttttatggaAATTTTTTCGCGATAATTTACGTCGCGAATTTGCACGTGATCTCATTGCTCCTGTAGTTAAATGTGACCGTAATACCATTGTCGTGTACATTGAGAAATCCAATCTTATCTGGAGAAAACATGTTGTAAACACCAGGaaaatacgaaacaaacaacatatgGCAAGGGTTGTTCAATGAATAAATTCCCATTCATAAGTGAAGCTTATatttggaaaacatttaaaaaaaaggttaacagCGATAAGTTCATGTGGTGTCCTTCCGGTTATGTAATTTATACTTCTTTCCTAGTAAATGACACCAAAATGGATACCGAATTCTCGGAAATTTAATACACATTATTCAGTCCGCAAGTGGTTTAGCTAACAAGTTGGTAACAATGCTTCATGGCGAATAAATCAAAACCCCCAAACCAAATACCGGAAGATGCAAGAAAACAGATAAACCTTTACATGGGAATTGTGGTTTGTTCTTGTGCAgaaaggcaaaataaaaagataatGAATGTTAGTTTAAGacgaataaattataaataaacttATACAAACAGTGTACCACACGGTGTTATGGGGTATAAAAGATGTTTTCTTGTTGCCCGAAATATCCAGTTTGTTGATCATCGTAGAAACCCCTGGTTAACACCATGAAGAGCTTCATCGTTCTACTGGCCATCGGCATCGTTGCCGCTGGTCGTCCAGAAACGGAGGACGTCATCATAACCTTCAAGAAGCTTCTGCCACTTTATAACTCCAGTTTAGACGAAGCCCAAACGGTCATCAATACCGTCAAGAGTGACGTCATGCATCAGTTGGCCCAAGTACATCTAGGGATTATTGACAAAAAGGAGGCATTTGTGCAGATTGTGATCGAGCGTGAGGAAACCATACATCAGGTGATCGGTGCTCAGAGGACGGCCGACAATCTGTGTCTAAGCTTTGTGAACGCTAGCAGTGAGATGAACGTGAACTTGGCGGGTGTATCCTTTACCAACTGCATCAATAAAGCGGATGAAGCGATAAATGGCAACCTTGCGTCGTACTACGGCTATATAAATACTATGGAGCAGCAGGTTTCGTGGATACGCCTGCTTGACGTATTCCAGGGCCACAATGTGTTTCACAGTCCGCAACCTATCATCGATAAATTGCATGCCAAGATGAACCTGTTGATGAACAACAATGGAACAGCATCGAGACTAGAGAATGTAACCGAACAAGTGTATAATGATCTGAGTTTCATCCAGAATAACTATAATGCTTGCATGCAAGAGGCTTTCAATCTGTTTGAACAAGGCGTCAACATGTGTCAGATGCAAATGCAGTTGATTTGTGGAGCCGACTTGAGTGTACAGAACTAACAGGATATTCCCAACAGGACAGTTACATAAAATCACGACTAAAATGGGTGTATCCTCAATTTCTGCAATCGATGCAGTATTCAGGATATGTATTATTcagataataataaacatgAATTCATCAACCATGGAGTTTACATCATAATTTTACGCTTGTTCTCCTTACTAAGCAACATTCTTTCTTTACTTCCAAACAATTCTTTACTAGCCAGTAAATCCCTCGACCAAATCCCATATAAATTGATCGATGGGATCTCTGTTTAAGGTCTCAATTGTTCATGACGAAATAAAGTCTTGgtgtttaataaaacaaaaaagcaaagtgaTCATTctttatcaacaaaacaaaggacAATAAATTCTACATcatatgatttaattttttttagtacatCAAAGCTGGGAGATTCTTCAATTTCTGCTTTCGATGCAGTAGCCACAATGTGCagtaatttttattcataaagaacggcctggccgtattgctaagGTGCAGTAATTAGtagtgaataaaaaatgaaatcaaaatctGTGGAATTTACTGTATCTTTGGGATCTTTCCTTGGGTTCTAGATTGTACATAACAAATTCCTGTCTTGGGAAAATTCGGTACCAAAAAGGCAAAGGTATGCCTCGTCATTGGCAAGTAAAAGGTCACAAACAATAtctagaaaatatatttttgtattaaaaacaaaactatatcagagagtaaattttcaaaaagttttttaaacacatttgaaCGAATTCtcattgttttccatttcggcaaaagtaaagcaaacaatGCAAATTTTGCCTTCCAAGCATACTGTACTTGTTGACATGATCGTCTTAATCCGCACATCCGTCAGTGAGATAAATCCTTCTTTCCGGCTTATGCTAATCTTATCTGAGCTCGTCTCGCCGGGATGGAAATGATGCGTTGAACCGTTGCTATCATACATATTTGGCAGTATTTGAGGTACCAAGTGCCAGTGATCGTTTGACCGTTAAGTTGTCTAAGTGTGTGGACAACAGAACTTCCAAAAGTATAGAGATGAAGTTACTTATTCTGGCAGTGCTAGCAGTGATCGGTGCAAGCCATGCAGCTCGCCCCGGTGCCAATGAGGTGATCGATACGTTCAGGTCAATCGTTCCACGGTACATCGATACGATTGCTGAAGATCAGCAGCAAATATTCGCGCTGGAACACGAAGAAACGCAAGCGTTAACCCAATTCCACTCCGATATTGTACGCACAAAGGAAACGTTCGTCAAATCCGTCACACTGCAGGAAGATCAGCTGAACGGTTTGATGAGGGGTCAGAACACATCCGTTGCCGATGGGCAGTGCATGCAATTCGTCCAGAGAGCTACTAACGAAACAGTCAACGTGATCGGTGTGGCATATACTACGTGCATTAACGAGGCCGATGAATCATTGGGTAATGTCACTGCGTCGTACTACGGCAGTATCGGAGCACTGGAACAAGCGTCCACCAATCTACGACTGCTGGATGTATTCCGGGGCGACAATGTGTTTTACACACCGTACAATATTGTGAATAAACTGCACCAGAAGGAAGCGGATTTGTTACAGAACAGACCACCATTAGCAGCTGAGCTGGAGACACAAAAacagggcttcgaggcagatTTGATGGAGATCCTTAACAGATACATTGTGTGCATGACCACTGCAGAAATGTCCTTTCGAACCTACATCGATCTGGCTCGCCAGCAGTTGAGCTACATTTGCGGTGCAAACCTCAACATTGTCGAGAACTAAAGAGGTATCCGAAACAGAAGAATGATTATAATAATTTGAAgcatattttaataaacacaAATCCTTGAGAGGTATGTTTCTCGCACATTCCTCAAATCGAGGGTCGGTCGATGTACTTTAACCGTTTTCTAAAGAGGTTTCATGTTCCAGTGTTAGACCGAAGGTGAAACGCATTTATCTGCAATTAAATTTGTGTTCCTGATACGAGCGACCCTCCCGTGTGTTGGGTGGTTTCATCCTAAGCAAACAACCGACGTGCCCGGGAGAGCCACGTTTTAAAGGGTGTCGGGATGCAGGTCAAATGGCAAACCGCTCCGAAACAAGACGACTAGATGGGCGGCCATCTTCTACTGTGTCCTACTATTTGCTCGTACAGTCACCCCCTATCATTGTGCAAACTGTTCGCATACGCGTTTGTTGCGTGAGATTACGCCATGAGAAAGATAAAACGCGAACTGAATTTATGCTAGTTTCGACCGAAACAGGGCTAGATCAAAAGATCACAAGTTTCTAAAGAAACATGGCGGAGATGTTGCGGTACGATTAGTTCCATCCATGCTGGTGAAAAGTGCGGCATGGACAGTTAAAATGGAGAGAAGTTGATTAGAACAGAGCGGGCACTATTAGCTTTAAAAGAGAtgtattaatgttttattagaGTCTTCAAGATATACAAGTAACATCTATGTTTAACCTTCAAATGTTATTTGAGCAGAATAATAAGAAACTTTTATCTAAACATATCCGAAACGTGTGTTCACATCGTTTCTACACTTTTTAGTCATGTTTTTCATTCTCAGAATGACCAGCTTCATGCTACACCGGCTAAACTGATGGTCCTATATGAACACTTCCAGTTCTGGGTAaaggagcgaaaaaaaagttattaggTCCGAGATTTGACGGTTAACTGCTCAACATCCGGCCGCAGATAAGTTTGCCACCGGGTTCCCGGGAGTGAAGGATGGAAACAATCTGATGTCCATTAACGGAACGGACCGAAGTAGtatcgtaaattaaattttattatttcattaccTTTTCGCTTCTACTCCACACAACTTCATGCAGCCGATTCAACGAGATATCAAGGGTGTGCTGTTAGCTTATCATGCTGCTAGCAACCTGTTGTTAAGGATCTGTCTCTCTTTTTGCCAGTATCGACCCTCTTCTCGCACCGTATCGTAAAGTGACCGGATTGAGCGCATCCCACACGATTGGGGACAGGATTCTCCATGTTTATAGATTCTGTGCGGTGAATCATTACGGTTCAACGGTGCTATACACGCAGCACGGGACACCCTCGGCAGGAACGGTCAACGTCATAAACCACGAACGGTTTCGTCCATCGTTCAACCTCAAGCTAATATGTTTCCTGTTCCGTccgagtagcaaaaaaaaaaccactgcaGGCATGCACTTTGCGTTACGGAATTCCCTCATAATCTGTCCAATCTTTCCAGCACTGATGACGGGAAAGCAACGCGATTCACTGCTGAAATGGTTCAAAAAGTGACcagggcaaaaaaaatattgcacacacacacaccactcgGTACACGAGTGGCCTACGGCAAATGGAAGTTACAGGGACCCGGTGTGAACCGTAATTGAGTTTACCAAACCGCGATGAAATTTTGGGGCTGATTGTAATTTCCTTTACCCTATGTACAATTTTGGTGCCGCATTCCATGTGGCAATTGTGGTGATGAATTTCAATTTCTGACTTCTTTTGCGTAAGTGAAGAGAGTTTTGTTAGCTGGAGTAACaagcaaaaatacacaaatacacaaggccagatgtatgtgttttttttctcggtaaAAATACCTCGATTGGACACTATTCTAGCCGTGTTGTAATCAAATGCAGGTCAACATCGTTCCTTTATGCTTCAAAATCATCACTCACCTAGAAGGCCAGTAATGTTTCCCATATGCTGTATCTGGAACATCTGTCTCAACTCAAACCATTGCAGCTCGAGTCAGGTAACGTGACAGGTTACTCACCGTCGCTCCGACGACTAATGAAAGCTGAGTCAAAGTGTCACGAACCGACCGGACAACCGGTTTTGGGGGAGGGAAAACGGTTACACGGCAAAATGTGATACTGTTTCCGTTGCTTTACAACGTCTCAAGATTTCACACGTGGTCAAGTGGGAATGGACATACATAGGCCGAACGAAACAAAGGTGTCTGGAACAGGCTTTCAGTGTGCGTAATGGCAAAGCCTGGTGTAACAAGTGTCCTCTATCAAACTACCTCTAGTTACTACCTCAAGACGTCACCAGATCACCATGCCATCCACATGGGACGGGAGCCACAACGTgtgcaaaatgcaattttcttGTAGTGGATTGTTGCGAAAATATGCTCTCGTTGTTTCAGGGGGacattttgctgttttcttaTCATCTCGTGCACCGGAAGCGATCCGACGAGTATCTCCGTCGTCGCCTTTGGAAGGCAAATATTATTCCAGTGTCATTTGCCGTCGCTTTCAATTATTGCATTATAGGAGAAAATcataattcatctgcggacaGCTGTCCGCGTGACCACTTACCGTTGGCTTCCTTCGAGCCCGCCAACACGGAGGACGGAACGGCACTGACCGTGGCCAGCGACACCAGGATTGCTAGTGCCGCCGCCCGGCCGATGGCCAGGTTTGCTTTGGCGATCGGTCGCATCAGTTCAAACGAAAAACCGGTAAAACCTTTTGCACAGCACTGACACTTTTACGTTTCACCCTGAAGAAAATACAATcagaattacaaaaaaaaaaaaaatactcacgtAAAATCATAAACTAACAGTAACATATCTAAAATTGAACTACAAAAACGCTAAACTAGAAAGAAAACTACAGAACGGGTGCGTTAaatcacttttaaaaaaacggcTCACATGTAAAATTCACTTTATCCTTTTCTTCACCCACGGGATTAGAACAGCGTGGAAACAATTGCTGACTGAGTTGCCTGACTGGTAGCAGCACTGGATCTAGTGTGACGGAGTCACACACGGTGTCTCCGACGGTATTCGAAGTCAACTGGTGGAAAAACACCGTTCAACTGATTTTTCCCGgcacattttcttttgataTATACTTTTCCGGACGCACTCACACAGGCGCGCGCAATACGCACATGCTATCGGAACACATGACAACGGGAAGCTTGGCCGCGCGCGTATGTGAAGGATATTTTTAGCAGAAAAGCTCCAGAAAGCGAAACATATGTGCAGCTTTCACGAAAGCTGTGTTTGGTGGGTGGTTTCTGTGAAACTGTGCAAATTAATGTGGGGAAAAACGGcgttaaaaaccaaaacaatccaacatgatcataaaaatatatttaaaacacaataacTTTCGGAACAAAAAGAGAAGATGTTGGATCAGCAGCGCTGGCTCGACCACAGTGCGATGAGTGCGGCAGTCAAACCCTGCATGTCAAACTACGATTTGACACTGTCAATATCAACAACAATCAACACTCCCAGTTCATTTGTGCGATTGTGTAGAAGAAAATCAAGGATGTGCGGTCGACAGAAAAGCGTGGTTTTTTGGATtggtttcgctttgttttttggCACAATTGGCTTAAGTCTAAGCGCTTCCAACGATCCCTACACAATTCTAGATGTACATAAACGAGCATCAGTGCAGGAGATACGCCGTGCATACAAACAATTGGCCAAAGAATGGTGAGTGCTGTCCATGGAAAAATCGATTCTTTGGTGGGCTTCATATTTTATCTCCTGAAATTACtggcctttttttcttacaggCATCCCGATAAATCGAACCATCCTGAAGCGGAAACGAAATTTGTGGAAATCAAACAAGCCTACGAATTGTTATCCGACTCGGATCGTAGACTTGCCTACGACCAGTACGGAATAACGAATGAGGATGCAGTGCTGGAACGAAATCGGCCAGACTATAGCAATTATGGTCGCTTTCAGGATCCTTTCGAGCAGTTTTACGGTGCACATAGCTTCAACTTTCATGATCAAGATATAGGCTTGTATCATCGACTTTCCATCACTACCAAATATTACGAAACGAACATTTTGCCGAAAAGTCGCACGACTCCGCATATATTGATGTTTTACGCTGATTGGTGCTTTGCATGCATGAAAGCGGCAAACTCTTTTAAAAAGCTAATCGACACGCTCGAGCCGTACGGAGTGGTTTTTGCCACTGTGAATGCTGGTCACGAAGAGCAACTTGTACGGAAAGTCGGGGTACACTCGCTACCATGCGTCATTATGGTATTAGATGGTCATAATTACGTTTACAAGGACAGCGTTTTTAATGCACAGCATGTGGTAGATTTCATACGGCAAAAGCTGCCATACAAACTGTTAACGCCAGTAACAGACAGTACGCTTGATACCTTTTTGGGCGGTTGGGCAGATAACCGTGTTCGTGCTCTTATTCTAGAACCGAGAGCACAGCCCCGATTGCGTTATCTTATAATTGCATATTACTTTCGTGAACGTGTTGCATTTGGTTTCGTGCAACTAAACTTCAACAACACCGCAAACATTCAGGCAAAGTTTAAAGCTCATTCCGCTCTTGATACCTTGCTGCTGTTCAATGAATATCCATCACAACCGATCGCCTCAATTACCATGTCGGATATACCAACCACGACGCTGAACAATATTATATCGCACAACAAATTTCTTGTGTTTCCACGTCTATCTTCGCAAGACATGCTGGATAGCGTTTGTCCGGCGGAATGGAACCGACCCCGGAAGAGACTGTGCGTTGTACTAGTAACTGAAAATACGAACCTGCATGATGGAGCTCGCACCGTTATGCGTAAAGTAGCGCTTGAATCGCTATTTAGTCGTGAGAGAGTACGATTTGCATACATAtatcaagaaaaacaaaacgattttatCGGCGCGCTTTCTAAGCACAATCAGCCGAAAGATACTCTTTTGCAAATTGTCATCTTCTGGCGTCGAGATACGAAACAAGTTCGGTACGAATGGATACATGAGATTGTTCTGCCTGTCGATAAAACACTGGAGAATGATACACAAGAGCAATACTTCAAtcaaacgaagcaaaagaTGGATACTATCATTCATCGATTGCTACGCTCGTCGGAAGCATTGACCTATGAAACCGAAGTGAAGGTAATTTACTGAATTAACTGCGAATATTTCAACTGTACACTCATTTAACGTTGTCTTTACAGGCGCTTTTAGATGAACATGCCGAACATGCGGTGATGCGAATGTTAAACCGTATATTGCTGGCCTTAGAATATATGGTGGACAATTTAGGACAGGAGCACATTCTACCAGCAATATCTGTTATCGGAACAGTAGCATTTATTCTTATCATTGGATATGTAATGTCTTACCTACTACATTTGGAAGAGGAAGACATACAACTGAAGAGCAAACATGTGAACAATTCTAACGGTAAGCAactttatgaaaatttattcgtcaattattataaaaaatatggcAAATAATCGTTCAATGTTATCTGctttaaatgtttgattttttcaggAAAACCTGTGGGGTATGTGCCGGAGCTTCGATTACATGAACTGCGAGCAGAAAAATATAATGGATTGGTTAGACTTCTTAAGCCCGGTTGCCGTACCATAGTATTACTTACAGATTTGCAATCAAGATCGAAATTGATTCCTGCATTTCATAAAGCTGTATGGCCGTATCGGAAGTATGGTTTCTTCTGATTGGCTTTTTTGTCAAACTATATTAACGCTATTTTGGCTATTTTGCAGGAACAAAACACTAATGTTTGCCCACATGCAGATTGAAAAGGGCATTGCTTGGTATGCAGAATTATTACGTTTGTCGCTGTCAGAATCACGCGAGATGGATATCAATCCACGAAATTGTATTGGTACAGTCATTGCTTTAAATGGACATCGTAAATATTTCTGCATGTATCATGCCAAGCATCCAGAGTCGAATCGTGGAGCAAAGGTAATGTAGACGAAACATATCTATAACAATTGTTTCTATAACAGTTTTCATTCTATTTCTAGCGCATGATAAAAATAACTCGTCATCTTAGTTCGATACCGTCTGATCCCGAAGCGGGAGCATTCCTCGGTATGGATAGCTCCGATTCCGAAGCCTCCATGCCAGACATATACGAACCAAAGATTCTTCTTGAGGAAAATCTGCTGGACGGTTTGCCAAACTGGCTTGATCGTTTGTTCGAAGGGACTACACATCGATATTTCATCAACTATTGGCCAGATTTTACTTCGAAATGAGTGCAATCGAAATAACTAGTTGCGAATGTTTGGTATGTCCCCAGTTGGATTGTTAGTTTGGTTAAAGATGTAATCGTATTACAGCTTTGCACACTGTAACGGTCAGTTTTTAGCGGGGAAACAAACAATTCGCAAGGCTAAAAGACGATATCCATGATCTAATGCTCCGTTCATCGTTGTTTATCGTTTGGCAGTTTGTTATTTATGTTGTAACATTGTTTTTCTAGAAAAAAGAGCACCCAAAGCAACGATGCTAATGGGTTTGACCTAACAAATCACAAACTGTAGGATAAAATAATATGCAGATTGATCtatgttggtagaaaattaTCATCTTTCACTTGTTCATCCATTCAGCAGGAATTTTCATCATCTTAAAAAGGCTTTGGatttattaagaaaaaaaagtccttAAGAATAGGACTTGAACATCATGGCAGTTTATCGGATCTATCGGAGTAGCATTAGCTCTAAACATAGCTAAACTATCGATATTCCAACTGTAAGGTTAAGCTCTCAATAGCTCTAAACATAGCTAAACTATCGATATTCCAACTGTAAGGTTAAGCTCTCAATCATACGTTAGGGCTAGACTACAGTCAGAGCTTGCTGATCTagtcaatattttgttttagataTGTGGTAAAAGAGACATGCgtgaagcaaacagcaaaaccatcTACCAAATATCCCAGCTAACAATTTTCTGATAAACAAATGCTTTTAAGACCGAAAATACATGGGGCTTATCAGCCTTACGCAATTCGTTTCccaatctttaaaattgtACCgtaatttcaataaacaaaataaacgaaaaacttttaaaaatgatCCCTCTTGAAGAGGATAGAATTTTTGCTGATTTTATAAACGCATCTTGGCCACGTACGCCcaactgtcaaaatgaaatCCAAGATGTCCATGTCAACATTGGCTATTACGAGGCGAATTGCTTCAAGAAACCTTGGGTTGGCACTTATTTTGCTGAACAGAAAGTGAAGTCAATTAGAACCGAATCGGTGCAAACAACAACTGCTTTCGAATAGTTCCGTATCTCTGCAAAAAGAATAGTTAGTTGATTTGTTTATAGTATTGGTTTGCAATGACGGCAATATTTCCACGTCGCGTTGCTTGAGAAACGGACGGTGGAGAATACCTGGTcggaacaacaacacacatttTGTTACCGTGAAAGCTGCCACCGTGTATTGCTCAAAGCCATTGCCATAGCACGGCAGGATGGAGGACGGCTTGTGGTAAGTGAGCGACGTCCCGGTACATTGAAGACGGGTTCGTGCCGTGGCACTGAACCGCTCGATGTGATAAGCGGGTATGATAAGCGAACCCCTTGCTGTTGACTCACTAGCCAACTCGCTGTCTTGTGGTGTCCGCATTCTTGTGACACCTTTCCGATCGCGCGTGTGCACACatatgtgtgggtgtgtgtttgctttcgtcatcttttttttctgctctccCCATGGACAGGTTGATTGAGCTCGAATCGGCGCTACAGGATGATTGCACGGTGGACGACATTTACGCAATATGCCACGGCAAGGCACTGCCGGAAGCTTTGCGACTCGACGTGTGGCAAGTGTGCCTGGGAGTGCGCAACAAAACGGACCAGCTGGCACAGTTCAACGAGATCTACGATTTGCCCTTCCAGGCACAGTTGCGTTCGGATTGCGAAGATTTTGTCAACAAGCTTGGCAATGAGGACGAGGACAAAGTGTCGGTCGTTTGCGATCTCGAATCGATACTCACGTTTTACTGCAAAAACCGCAACCTTGTGTACGAGGCAAACAATGGCTGGGTGGAATTGATGCTGCCGCTGCTCTCGCTGAAGCTGATCCGTTCGGATACGTACAACCTGTTCGAAGCGATCCGTGATACGTACATTCCCAAGGGCTGCACCAAGAACGGTACG
Proteins encoded in this window:
- the LOC125761554 gene encoding dnaJ homolog subfamily C member 16-like — translated: MCGRQKSVVFWIGFALFFGTIGLSLSASNDPYTILDVHKRASVQEIRRAYKQLAKEWHPDKSNHPEAETKFVEIKQAYELLSDSDRRLAYDQYGITNEDAVLERNRPDYSNYGRFQDPFEQFYGAHSFNFHDQDIGLYHRLSITTKYYETNILPKSRTTPHILMFYADWCFACMKAANSFKKLIDTLEPYGVVFATVNAGHEEQLVRKVGVHSLPCVIMVLDGHNYVYKDSVFNAQHVVDFIRQKLPYKLLTPVTDSTLDTFLGGWADNRVRALILEPRAQPRLRYLIIAYYFRERVAFGFVQLNFNNTANIQAKFKAHSALDTLLLFNEYPSQPIASITMSDIPTTTLNNIISHNKFLVFPRLSSQDMLDSVCPAEWNRPRKRLCVVLVTENTNLHDGARTVMRKVALESLFSRERVRFAYIYQEKQNDFIGALSKHNQPKDTLLQIVIFWRRDTKQVRYEWIHEIVLPVDKTLENDTQEQYFNQTKQKMDTIIHRLLRSSEALTYETEVKALLDEHAEHAVMRMLNRILLALEYMVDNLGQEHILPAISVIGTVAFILIIGYVMSYLLHLEEEDIQLKSKHVNNSNGKPVGYVPELRLHELRAEKYNGLVRLLKPGCRTIVLLTDLQSRSKLIPAFHKAVWPYRKNKTLMFAHMQIEKGIAWYAELLRLSLSESREMDINPRNCIGTVIALNGHRKYFCMYHAKHPESNRGAKRMIKITRHLSSIPSDPEAGAFLGMDSSDSEASMPDIYEPKILLEENLLDGLPNWLDRLFEGTTHRYFINYWPDFTSK
- the LOC125761572 gene encoding uncharacterized protein LOC125761572, producing the protein MKLLILAVLAVIGASHAARPGANEVIDTFRSIVPRYIDTIAEDQQQIFALEHEETQALTQFHSDIVRTKETFVKSVTLQEDQLNGLMRGQNTSVADGQCMQFVQRATNETVNVIGVAYTTCINEADESLGNVTASYYGSIGALEQASTNLRLLDVFRGDNVFYTPYNIVNKLHQKEADLLQNRPPLAAELETQKQGFEADLMEILNRYIVCMTTAEMSFRTYIDLARQQLSYICGANLNIVEN
- the LOC125761569 gene encoding uncharacterized protein LOC125761569, with protein sequence MRLRKQYKTFGRSRALVHSLTALPGEGRSHHNLGKVYHHQLANKMKALLLLALLSVTISAIVADRDEALSVFTQLKRVKKGRLFGAQDDFVSLVQSELLLAEEEYVRSSITGESSILQELATAEAQASGPNCVDFIRQKTALMLNLAGVSYTSCLHQVDDALYAKLSKATDGAVSRDQYDQANVLNAFRGENIFVDPARIRSKLQERMRATLKLPSMSAESVREIREELGEVKEQFVVCMKEARAGLDTSLEGTSKQYQIVCAKKHE